One segment of Roseofilum casamattae BLCC-M143 DNA contains the following:
- a CDS encoding DUF928 domain-containing protein yields the protein MAVKPMAVKPFALGLLSMLLAPVLLTPAAIALEFPPPAQSGAGSGSPSSGTSGGGTRGSSACITQEDGLSLMALQPIDRKNYIGKTAQKSPTLFFYIPSTTAQRAEFILVDGEGNDVYTENLEISKEGGLVSIDVELPELPSDLKSVEYTWQLILVCNRSDRGADEWVEGQIQQVTLDPELATKLEAEENPVEQAQLLADAEIWYDSLAIAAQVRTLNPQSWTSLLKSVGLGKLSETEILPFQRLTESP from the coding sequence ATGGCTGTGAAACCTATGGCTGTGAAACCTTTTGCTCTCGGACTGCTGAGCATGTTGCTTGCTCCCGTTCTTTTGACCCCAGCGGCGATCGCGCTTGAATTTCCACCCCCAGCTCAGAGCGGCGCGGGATCGGGATCGCCTTCTAGCGGTACTTCGGGTGGTGGAACGCGCGGCTCTTCTGCTTGTATTACTCAAGAAGATGGACTCTCGCTCATGGCACTGCAACCGATTGACCGCAAGAATTATATCGGCAAGACAGCGCAGAAAAGCCCGACTCTCTTTTTCTATATTCCCAGTACGACAGCACAACGGGCAGAATTTATTCTAGTTGATGGTGAAGGAAACGATGTTTATACGGAGAACTTAGAAATCTCGAAAGAGGGAGGATTAGTCAGCATTGATGTGGAACTACCGGAGCTGCCTAGCGATCTCAAATCCGTTGAATATACCTGGCAATTGATTCTAGTCTGCAATCGCAGCGATCGCGGTGCGGATGAATGGGTTGAAGGTCAAATTCAACAAGTGACTCTAGACCCAGAACTCGCTACGAAGTTGGAGGCTGAAGAAAACCCGGTGGAACAGGCACAACTACTAGCTGACGCCGAGATTTGGTACGATAGCCTTGCCATCGCGGCTCAAGTGCGAACCTTAAATCCCCAATCTTGGACCAGTTTACTCAAATCAGTTGGCTTGGGCAAACTGAGCGAAACCGAGATCCTTCCCTTTCAACGATTAACCGAAAGCCCTTAG